A single genomic interval of Oleidesulfovibrio alaskensis DSM 16109 harbors:
- a CDS encoding basic amino acid ABC transporter substrate-binding protein, whose product MLKKICLAMLAVMMTANVALAERTIVFAHDATWPPMEYMSADKKVVGYAVDYMDAVAKEAGFTAEHRNVAWDGIFAGLANGEYDAIASSVSITEQRKRAMDFSIPYFEVKQAVVLNKSVEAKSFADLKGKTLGAQIGTTGYFAIKKAEGVTPRSFDEIGLAMEALYNGNIDGVVCDDPVAANYALQQEEYAKRLKIAFIVEAEEKEYYGVAVNKGNSEVLALINKGIKAVKEKGIEEQLRKKWIGQ is encoded by the coding sequence ATGCTGAAAAAAATTTGTCTGGCCATGCTCGCCGTCATGATGACAGCCAACGTGGCACTTGCGGAACGGACCATTGTTTTTGCCCATGACGCCACCTGGCCGCCCATGGAATACATGAGCGCCGACAAAAAGGTTGTGGGCTATGCCGTTGACTACATGGACGCGGTAGCCAAGGAAGCCGGCTTTACGGCCGAGCACCGCAATGTGGCGTGGGACGGCATTTTTGCCGGTCTTGCCAACGGCGAATATGATGCCATCGCCTCTTCCGTTTCAATCACCGAACAGCGCAAACGCGCCATGGACTTCAGCATCCCCTACTTTGAAGTCAAACAGGCAGTGGTACTGAACAAGTCTGTCGAAGCCAAATCGTTTGCCGACCTCAAGGGCAAAACCCTCGGCGCGCAGATTGGCACCACCGGCTACTTTGCCATCAAAAAAGCAGAAGGCGTCACCCCCCGCTCTTTTGACGAAATCGGCCTTGCCATGGAAGCGCTGTACAACGGCAACATAGACGGTGTGGTCTGCGATGACCCTGTGGCCGCCAACTACGCCCTGCAGCAGGAAGAATACGCCAAGCGCCTGAAAATCGCCTTCATCGTTGAAGCCGAAGAAAAAGAATACTACGGCGTGGCTGTAAACAAAGGAAACTCCGAAGTGCTGGCCCTCATCAACAAGGGCATAAAAGCCGTGAAGGAAAAAGGCATAGAAGAGCAGCTGCGCAAAAAGTGGATAGGTCAATAG
- a CDS encoding LysO family transporter, protein MLTEVGFIALGIPLGLVLRKREAVVKAVDKLTMWAIYTLLFLLGVSLGTDQNIVSQAAGIGAKALLISTGCVAGSAAAAWFLGRFILRGGFDER, encoded by the coding sequence ATGCTAACAGAAGTAGGCTTCATCGCCCTTGGCATTCCGCTGGGGCTTGTGCTGCGCAAGCGCGAAGCCGTGGTAAAGGCCGTGGACAAACTGACAATGTGGGCCATCTACACCCTGCTGTTTCTGCTGGGAGTATCGCTGGGCACCGACCAGAACATAGTCTCGCAGGCGGCGGGAATCGGTGCCAAAGCCCTGCTGATAAGCACCGGTTGCGTTGCAGGCAGTGCCGCGGCCGCGTGGTTTCTGGGCAGGTTCATCCTGCGCGGAGGCTTTGATGAAAGGTAG
- a CDS encoding ammonium transporter, which translates to MNAADTAFILVCSALVMFMTPGLALFYGGLVRSRNVLSTTMHSVALLGIASLVWWAVGYSLAFGSDHGGIIGGLEYLFLHNVGTEPGPVDNLPHLLFMVFQCMFAVITPALISGAYAERIRFGAMVLFSVLWLVLVYAPMAHWVWGGGWMARLGALDFAGGAVVHMSSAAAALAAANVLGLRRGYGREAFIPHNLPMTVLGAGILWFGWFGFNAGSALAANGAAANAFVTTHLAAAAALVGWLAVEKLHGGRATTLGAASGAVAGLVAITPAAGFVTPASAVFIGLAGGVLCYGGVFLKHKLRYDDALDVVGIHGIGGTWGALATGIFADAAVGGADGLLHGNAYQLWVQFVSVVATWLFCYVASWLLFKAVDAVMGLRVSGEAELAGLDVSEHNETAYQM; encoded by the coding sequence ATGAACGCGGCAGATACCGCTTTCATTCTTGTCTGTTCGGCTCTGGTGATGTTTATGACACCGGGGCTGGCGTTGTTTTACGGGGGGCTTGTCAGATCGCGCAATGTGCTCAGCACCACCATGCACAGCGTGGCGTTGCTCGGCATTGCCTCGCTTGTCTGGTGGGCAGTGGGGTATTCTCTGGCGTTCGGCAGTGACCACGGGGGCATTATCGGCGGGCTGGAGTATCTTTTTCTGCATAACGTAGGCACGGAACCGGGTCCTGTCGATAATCTGCCGCATCTGCTGTTCATGGTTTTTCAGTGCATGTTTGCCGTTATCACACCGGCGCTGATTTCGGGTGCCTATGCCGAGCGTATCCGTTTCGGGGCGATGGTGCTGTTTTCTGTTTTATGGCTTGTGCTGGTGTATGCGCCCATGGCGCACTGGGTTTGGGGCGGCGGATGGATGGCCCGGCTGGGTGCGCTTGATTTTGCCGGGGGGGCCGTGGTGCATATGAGCTCTGCCGCTGCTGCGCTGGCGGCTGCCAATGTGCTGGGACTGCGCCGCGGATATGGGCGCGAGGCATTTATTCCGCACAATCTGCCCATGACAGTACTGGGAGCAGGTATTCTGTGGTTCGGCTGGTTCGGTTTTAACGCCGGAAGCGCGCTGGCGGCCAACGGCGCGGCAGCCAATGCATTTGTAACCACACATCTTGCCGCGGCTGCGGCTCTGGTGGGCTGGCTTGCCGTGGAAAAACTGCATGGCGGCAGAGCAACCACTCTTGGTGCGGCTTCGGGAGCCGTGGCGGGACTGGTTGCCATTACTCCCGCGGCAGGGTTTGTCACACCGGCTTCAGCGGTGTTCATCGGGCTGGCCGGCGGAGTGCTGTGCTACGGCGGTGTGTTTCTCAAGCACAAGCTGCGTTATGATGACGCTCTTGATGTGGTGGGGATTCATGGTATTGGGGGCACGTGGGGCGCGCTGGCAACCGGAATTTTTGCCGATGCCGCCGTGGGCGGGGCAGACGGTCTGCTGCACGGCAACGCATATCAGCTCTGGGTGCAGTTTGTCTCGGTTGTGGCTACATGGCTGTTTTGCTATGTTGCCAGCTGGTTGCTTTTCAAGGCTGTCGATGCGGTCATGGGACTCAGGGTCTCCGGTGAAGCCGAGCTTGCCGGTCTTGATGTGAGTGAACACAACGAAACCGCCTACCAGATGTAA
- a CDS encoding amino acid ABC transporter ATP-binding protein, protein MTATEPIISIKNIYKFFGELTALNDVSLDVQPGEKVVVIGPSGSGKSTMLRSINKLETIDKGSIRVDGMDINSPENDINAIRQELGMVFQSFNLFPHKTVMGNLTMAPVRLKKVPLEEAEARALMLLKKVGISDKANVFPSNLSGGQQQRVAIARALAMNPKIMLFDEPTSALDPEMIGEVLDVMVALAKEGMTMVVVTHEMGFAREVADRVVFMDHGQILEEGTPDRLFDSPEHPRLQKFLKQIL, encoded by the coding sequence ATGACCGCGACTGAGCCAATCATCAGCATTAAAAACATCTACAAATTCTTCGGTGAACTGACGGCCCTCAATGATGTATCGCTGGACGTGCAGCCGGGAGAAAAGGTTGTGGTCATCGGCCCTTCCGGTTCGGGAAAATCAACCATGCTGCGTTCCATCAACAAGCTGGAAACCATCGACAAGGGCAGCATTCGTGTGGACGGCATGGACATAAATTCGCCGGAGAACGACATAAACGCCATCCGGCAGGAACTGGGAATGGTCTTCCAGAGTTTCAACCTTTTTCCGCACAAGACGGTCATGGGCAACCTGACCATGGCTCCTGTGCGGCTGAAAAAGGTACCTCTGGAAGAAGCGGAAGCCCGTGCTCTCATGCTGCTGAAAAAAGTAGGCATCAGCGACAAAGCCAATGTCTTCCCTTCCAACCTGTCGGGCGGACAGCAGCAGCGCGTTGCCATAGCGCGCGCTCTGGCCATGAACCCCAAAATCATGCTGTTTGACGAGCCCACATCGGCACTTGACCCCGAAATGATCGGAGAAGTGCTGGACGTCATGGTGGCCCTTGCCAAAGAGGGTATGACCATGGTGGTGGTTACGCATGAAATGGGCTTCGCCCGGGAAGTTGCGGACCGCGTGGTCTTTATGGATCACGGCCAGATTCTGGAAGAAGGCACACCGGACAGGCTGTTTGATTCGCCGGAACATCCCCGTCTGCAGAAGTTTCTCAAACAGATTCTCTGA
- the tpx gene encoding thiol peroxidase, with translation MNERTGIITFKGNGLTLQGTPVEKGGKAPDFTVLANDLSPRTLAYYKGKVLILSSVPSLDTPVCDVETRRFNQEAANLGDDVKVLTVSADLPFAQARWCGAAGIDAVETLSDHKDLAFGNAYGVVIKELRLLARAVFVVNRDGVITYQQIVPEVTSEPDYEAAIAAAKAAL, from the coding sequence ATGAACGAACGTACCGGAATCATCACGTTTAAAGGCAACGGCCTCACCCTGCAGGGAACCCCTGTGGAAAAAGGCGGCAAAGCCCCCGACTTTACAGTGCTTGCCAATGATCTTTCGCCCCGCACACTGGCATACTATAAAGGAAAGGTACTTATCCTCAGTTCGGTGCCTTCGCTCGACACCCCCGTATGCGATGTGGAAACCCGCAGGTTCAATCAGGAGGCAGCCAACCTCGGCGATGACGTGAAGGTGCTGACGGTGAGCGCCGACCTGCCCTTTGCGCAGGCCCGCTGGTGCGGCGCCGCCGGCATTGATGCCGTGGAAACGCTTTCCGACCACAAAGATCTTGCTTTCGGTAATGCATACGGCGTGGTCATAAAAGAACTGCGCCTGCTGGCAAGAGCAGTTTTCGTCGTCAACCGCGATGGCGTCATCACCTATCAGCAGATAGTGCCTGAAGTCACTTCGGAACCCGACTACGAAGCTGCCATTGCAGCCGCCAAAGCGGCATTGTAA
- a CDS encoding amino acid ABC transporter permease, with product MADKKVRIEVTDGMLIPDPKDRNFFNAWSISFIGAIGIIIYLCASRPDVYWRLLQYLPDGIAVTFKVTILSILCSIPLGLLTGLGRLSRNKLINTIASTYVEVVRGIPLLVQLFYIYYALGRFLQVPSMVAAVIAMSVCYGAYMGEVFRAGIDSIDKGQTEASRSLGFNNVQTMFLVILPQAWRTILPPVGNEFIAMLKDTSLVSILAVADVLRRGREFAAESFLYFETYTMVALIYLVITLLLSKAVSIMEARLNYYDRD from the coding sequence ATGGCTGATAAAAAAGTCCGCATTGAAGTAACGGACGGCATGCTGATTCCCGACCCGAAAGACCGCAATTTTTTCAATGCGTGGTCCATCAGCTTCATCGGCGCCATCGGCATCATCATATACCTGTGCGCCAGCCGTCCCGATGTTTACTGGCGGCTGCTGCAGTATCTGCCCGACGGCATCGCAGTCACGTTCAAAGTCACCATTCTGTCCATTCTCTGCTCCATACCTCTGGGGCTGCTTACCGGACTGGGCCGCCTGTCACGCAACAAACTCATCAACACCATAGCATCCACATATGTCGAAGTTGTCCGCGGCATTCCCCTGCTTGTCCAGCTTTTCTACATATATTATGCACTCGGACGCTTTCTGCAGGTACCCAGCATGGTTGCCGCCGTCATTGCCATGAGTGTATGCTACGGCGCATACATGGGCGAGGTTTTCCGCGCGGGCATTGATTCCATAGACAAAGGCCAGACCGAGGCATCGCGTTCTCTGGGATTCAACAACGTGCAGACCATGTTTCTTGTCATTCTGCCGCAGGCATGGCGCACCATTCTGCCTCCTGTGGGTAACGAATTCATTGCCATGCTCAAGGACACCTCGCTCGTCTCCATTCTGGCCGTGGCCGACGTGCTGCGGCGTGGACGCGAGTTTGCAGCGGAGTCCTTTCTGTACTTTGAAACCTACACCATGGTGGCCCTTATCTATCTTGTAATAACCCTGCTGCTTTCCAAAGCCGTCAGCATCATGGAAGCGAGGCTGAATTATTATGACCGCGACTGA
- a CDS encoding lysine exporter LysO family protein: protein MKGSLIILAFFIAGALLGYSGITPEVLSSDTVSAYALYFLLFIVGVGIGFDTRCWRILREMHIKVLLVPVFIMLGTFAGALATAPFIPGHSIRDVLAVGAGFGYYSLSSIMISQMGDTVLGSIALLSNIIRELITLLAAPLLVRYFGKLGPLASGGATAMDTTLPIITRFSGERYGIIAVFSGMFLTVAVPFMVSAIMSW from the coding sequence ATGAAAGGTAGCCTGATTATTCTGGCTTTTTTTATAGCCGGTGCTCTGCTGGGATATTCCGGTATCACACCGGAAGTTCTCTCCAGCGATACCGTTTCCGCGTACGCGCTGTACTTTCTGCTTTTCATCGTGGGGGTGGGCATAGGGTTCGACACCCGCTGCTGGCGCATACTGCGCGAGATGCACATAAAGGTACTTCTGGTACCCGTGTTCATCATGCTCGGCACATTTGCCGGAGCGCTGGCCACGGCCCCTTTCATTCCCGGCCACAGCATCCGCGATGTGCTGGCTGTGGGGGCGGGGTTCGGCTATTACAGCCTGTCCAGCATCATGATTTCACAAATGGGTGACACAGTTCTCGGGTCCATCGCACTGCTTTCAAATATCATCAGAGAACTGATAACACTGCTTGCCGCGCCGCTTCTTGTAAGGTATTTCGGCAAATTAGGCCCGCTTGCCAGCGGCGGAGCCACAGCCATGGACACCACCCTGCCGATAATCACCCGCTTCTCCGGCGAACGATACGGCATCATTGCAGTATTCAGCGGCATGTTTCTTACCGTTGCAGTGCCATTTATGGTATCCGCCATAATGAGCTGGTAA
- a CDS encoding bifunctional uridylyltransferase/uridylyl-removing protein GlnD, giving the protein MSVEKLTPSGHDAYEAADSCAVLMAGRAVFDSQLGGPPDGRLPRYERELSALLDRYFVSRLSSTGAAGGKVALVATGGYGRGELCPGSDIDILILCRRSIPPQAIDLAQPLFLPLWDAGYALGHGFRTVGDCLKLAAKDHKVLASLLDARFVTGSKAVFAEMMERLEEKVLPRRGKAFADWLDTEHERRLASHGDGALLLEPNLKEGLGGLRDYHLIRWMLMCRFGIGCGLHAALRRVGFSAEDEALLRTNVDFLHDVRCRLHALTGRRSDLLPLDLQPDVARRMGYADGGGLLAVEHFLGELHRCMGSVKALALACREALAMNTSAGLSAEQVMQEATPRTVLSLMKQSAAQPEKALAGWRMRRSLVRLATERAAELAALPDLGPAFADLLSGGNAWDVFGRLDDTGLLSALVPEYGVVRDRVQFDGFHTYPVGLHTLVTLRHLEDSASAGSVAAELWNSLDTSGRVSVMFGALLHDLGKTGSADHSVTGAAVADNLLRRWELGDAQREEIVFLVRNHLLLSRTALRRDLADESVVARCAGTAGSMRRLDLLFLLACADARATGPRAWNSWISGLLEELYRKVRNMLSDSELGTPQAVSDMLSHYDMVRELVGRNGRRLPYTPEQAESWLERVPSRYMLSTEPEDVLRHIALMLRLERDIEDARRRLGEKRGANGVVLLEARDAGDVWELVFAAKDQPGLFSVLTGVLALHGLDVFSADAFVWGGGVVLDVFRVSPPPDPLYARDFWAKVRGSVHFALTGKLSLDFRLEEMRSRSLSPVQKAGGGRTEVTIDNAISDFYSVIDITAPDRPVLLYDIARTMQAMRLDIQFARITTHGMQTSDSFSVRDVFGNKLLEEQQCEEVRQALLHAVA; this is encoded by the coding sequence ATGTCTGTGGAAAAACTGACGCCGTCCGGCCATGACGCATATGAAGCCGCTGATTCCTGTGCCGTGCTCATGGCCGGACGTGCGGTCTTTGACTCGCAGCTCGGGGGACCGCCCGACGGAAGGCTGCCCCGCTACGAGCGCGAACTGAGCGCCCTGCTGGACAGGTATTTTGTCTCGCGCCTTTCTTCAACGGGAGCCGCCGGCGGCAAAGTGGCTTTGGTGGCCACAGGCGGGTACGGGCGGGGCGAACTGTGCCCCGGCTCAGATATTGATATTCTTATTCTCTGTCGCCGCTCCATACCGCCGCAGGCCATCGACCTTGCGCAGCCGCTGTTTCTGCCTTTGTGGGATGCAGGGTATGCACTCGGCCACGGGTTCCGCACTGTGGGAGATTGCCTGAAACTGGCAGCAAAGGACCATAAGGTACTGGCCTCTTTGCTTGATGCGCGCTTTGTTACCGGCAGCAAGGCTGTATTTGCTGAAATGATGGAGCGTCTGGAGGAAAAGGTGCTCCCGCGGCGCGGTAAAGCTTTTGCGGACTGGCTGGACACGGAGCATGAACGCCGGCTGGCATCGCATGGCGACGGAGCACTGCTGCTGGAGCCCAACCTGAAGGAGGGGCTTGGCGGACTGCGGGATTATCACCTGATCCGCTGGATGCTCATGTGCCGGTTTGGCATCGGCTGCGGGCTGCACGCGGCGCTGCGGCGTGTGGGTTTTTCTGCAGAAGATGAAGCACTGCTGCGTACCAACGTGGACTTTTTGCACGATGTGCGGTGCAGGCTGCACGCCCTGACCGGCAGGCGCAGCGATCTGCTGCCGCTTGACCTGCAGCCGGATGTGGCACGCCGGATGGGGTATGCCGACGGTGGCGGGCTTTTGGCAGTGGAGCATTTTCTGGGCGAACTGCACCGCTGTATGGGGTCTGTCAAGGCGCTGGCGCTGGCCTGCCGCGAAGCTTTGGCCATGAACACGTCCGCCGGGTTGTCGGCGGAGCAGGTAATGCAGGAAGCCACACCGCGTACGGTGCTCAGCCTTATGAAGCAGAGCGCGGCGCAGCCGGAAAAAGCGCTGGCAGGGTGGCGCATGCGCCGTTCTCTTGTCCGGCTGGCTACGGAGCGGGCTGCTGAACTGGCGGCACTGCCCGATCTGGGGCCTGCGTTTGCCGACCTGCTCAGCGGGGGCAATGCCTGGGATGTTTTCGGACGTCTGGACGACACCGGCCTGTTGAGTGCTCTGGTGCCGGAGTACGGGGTGGTGCGCGACCGTGTGCAGTTTGACGGGTTTCATACCTATCCGGTAGGGCTGCACACGCTTGTTACTCTGCGCCATCTGGAAGATTCCGCTTCTGCCGGCAGCGTGGCGGCAGAGCTCTGGAACTCGCTTGATACGTCGGGCAGGGTTTCGGTGATGTTCGGGGCGCTGCTGCACGATCTTGGCAAAACCGGCTCTGCCGATCATTCGGTAACGGGTGCCGCAGTGGCGGACAACCTGCTGCGCCGGTGGGAACTGGGCGATGCGCAGCGCGAGGAAATAGTGTTTCTGGTGCGTAATCACCTGCTGCTTTCCCGTACAGCGTTGCGCCGTGATCTTGCTGACGAATCGGTGGTGGCCCGCTGTGCAGGCACGGCGGGAAGCATGCGGCGCCTTGATCTGCTCTTTCTGCTTGCCTGTGCCGATGCGCGGGCCACCGGCCCGCGTGCGTGGAACAGCTGGATAAGCGGCCTGCTTGAAGAACTGTACCGTAAAGTGCGCAATATGCTTAGTGACAGCGAACTGGGAACGCCGCAGGCTGTTTCTGATATGCTGAGTCATTACGATATGGTGCGCGAGCTTGTGGGCAGAAACGGACGCAGGCTGCCCTATACGCCGGAACAGGCGGAAAGCTGGCTGGAAAGAGTGCCTTCGCGGTACATGCTGTCTACCGAGCCTGAGGACGTACTGCGCCATATCGCACTTATGCTGCGGCTGGAAAGAGACATTGAGGACGCCCGCAGGCGTCTGGGCGAAAAGCGGGGTGCCAACGGGGTTGTTCTGCTGGAGGCGCGGGACGCCGGTGACGTGTGGGAGCTGGTTTTTGCCGCCAAGGACCAGCCGGGACTTTTTTCGGTGCTGACCGGCGTACTGGCCCTGCACGGGCTGGATGTGTTTTCCGCCGATGCTTTTGTCTGGGGGGGCGGCGTGGTGCTGGATGTCTTCCGGGTATCGCCTCCTCCTGACCCGCTGTATGCCAGAGATTTCTGGGCAAAGGTCAGAGGTTCTGTCCATTTTGCCCTTACGGGCAAGCTGTCGCTTGATTTCCGGTTGGAAGAAATGCGCAGCAGGTCGCTGAGCCCTGTGCAGAAGGCAGGAGGCGGGCGCACGGAAGTAACCATCGACAACGCCATTTCCGATTTTTATTCTGTCATAGATATCACTGCACCAGACAGGCCCGTGCTGCTGTACGACATTGCCCGCACCATGCAGGCCATGCGGCTTGATATCCAGTTTGCCCGCATAACCACCCACGGAATGCAGACGTCTGATTCTTTTTCGGTGCGCGATGTCTTTGGCAACAAGCTGCTTGAAGAACAGCAGTGCGAGGAGGTACGGCAGGCCCTGCTGCATGCCGTGGCCTGA
- a CDS encoding Tex family protein — translation MSQHIQILSAELGVPRSGITAAAALLDEGATVPFISRYRKEATGGLDETVITAIRDGMTRLRALDKRREAVIASLQERDLLTAELHGAVMQAATMTALEDVYLPYKPKRRTRAQMARERGLEPLADLLMQQRGRRVHDDALAFITPDGTPKETAVPDSASALAGARDIVAERISEDTAARQALRQLFREKGIISSAVSKGKEEEGAKFRDWFAWSEPAAKAAGHRILALLRGEREGVLTVRLRPDDTAALTLLKRRFLKKQVPLHMQGSEETDSGNVVLAVEDAWKRLLIPALETETMHFFREQAEDQAIRVFAANLRDLMLAPPLGQKRVLAMDPGFRTGVKTVCLDEQGALLHHQTIYPHTGTGKAQEAASAVRRMAEQFGIEAIAIGNGTAGRETETFVKGLGLADHIAVVMVDEAGASVYSASETARREFPDHDVTVRGAVSIGRRLMDPLAELVKIDPKAIGVGQYQHDVNQTALKQALDDTVMSCVNHVGVELNTASAELLAYVSGLGPALASGIVAYRTQNGPFKSRSQLLKVPRLGPKAFEQAAGFLRIGTALHDGNPLDATAVHPESYPVVERMAADAGTTVASLIADAGLRGAIRPEAYVTDTTGLPTLLDIVNELAKPGRDPRPAFELFRYADVHTLDDLQEGMVLPGVVTNVTAFGAFVDIGVHQDGLVHISQLADKFVRDPAEVVRVRQQVQVRVLEVDHKRRRISLSMKQSV, via the coding sequence ATGTCGCAGCATATACAAATCCTCTCCGCGGAACTCGGCGTTCCGCGCTCCGGCATCACCGCAGCCGCAGCCCTGCTGGACGAAGGAGCCACAGTGCCCTTCATCAGCCGTTACCGCAAGGAAGCCACCGGCGGGCTGGATGAAACCGTCATCACCGCCATACGCGACGGCATGACCAGACTGCGCGCTCTGGACAAACGTCGCGAAGCGGTCATTGCCTCGTTGCAGGAACGCGACCTGCTGACTGCCGAACTGCACGGTGCGGTTATGCAGGCCGCCACCATGACCGCGCTGGAAGACGTATACCTGCCGTACAAGCCCAAACGCCGCACCCGTGCACAGATGGCGCGGGAACGCGGACTGGAACCGCTGGCAGACCTGCTGATGCAGCAGCGCGGACGCAGAGTGCACGACGATGCACTTGCATTTATCACTCCGGACGGCACCCCCAAAGAGACAGCAGTGCCCGATTCCGCATCCGCCCTGGCAGGAGCCAGAGACATAGTGGCCGAACGGATAAGCGAAGATACTGCAGCGCGGCAGGCCCTCCGGCAGCTGTTCCGCGAAAAAGGCATAATAAGCTCCGCCGTAAGCAAAGGGAAAGAAGAGGAAGGCGCCAAATTCCGTGACTGGTTTGCCTGGTCGGAACCTGCGGCCAAGGCTGCGGGCCACCGCATTCTGGCCCTGCTGCGCGGTGAGCGTGAAGGTGTGCTGACGGTACGGCTGCGCCCTGACGACACGGCTGCGCTGACCCTGCTCAAACGCCGTTTTCTGAAAAAACAGGTTCCGCTGCACATGCAGGGATCTGAGGAAACCGACAGCGGCAATGTGGTACTGGCTGTTGAAGACGCATGGAAGCGTCTGCTGATTCCCGCGCTGGAAACAGAAACCATGCATTTTTTCCGTGAACAGGCTGAAGATCAGGCCATCAGGGTATTCGCCGCCAACTTGCGGGACCTGATGCTGGCACCACCGCTGGGGCAAAAACGTGTGCTGGCCATGGATCCGGGCTTCCGCACAGGGGTCAAAACCGTGTGTCTGGATGAGCAGGGCGCCCTGCTGCATCACCAGACAATTTATCCGCATACCGGAACGGGTAAAGCGCAGGAAGCCGCGTCGGCTGTACGGCGCATGGCGGAACAGTTCGGCATAGAGGCCATTGCCATAGGCAACGGTACAGCCGGACGCGAAACAGAGACTTTTGTCAAGGGACTGGGGCTGGCAGACCATATTGCCGTTGTCATGGTGGACGAGGCAGGCGCCTCTGTCTACTCCGCCTCGGAAACGGCCCGCAGGGAATTTCCCGACCACGATGTCACAGTCCGCGGAGCGGTTTCAATCGGGCGCAGACTCATGGACCCGCTGGCCGAACTGGTAAAAATCGACCCCAAAGCCATCGGCGTGGGGCAGTATCAACATGATGTGAACCAGACCGCGCTGAAACAGGCTCTGGATGATACCGTCATGTCCTGCGTGAACCATGTCGGCGTGGAACTCAATACAGCAAGCGCGGAACTGCTTGCCTATGTGTCCGGTCTCGGGCCGGCTCTTGCCAGCGGCATTGTGGCTTACCGCACTCAGAACGGTCCGTTCAAAAGCCGCAGCCAGCTGCTGAAAGTGCCCCGGCTGGGACCGAAGGCATTTGAACAGGCAGCGGGGTTTCTGCGCATAGGCACGGCCCTGCACGACGGCAACCCGCTGGACGCCACAGCGGTGCACCCCGAAAGCTACCCCGTTGTGGAACGCATGGCTGCAGACGCCGGCACCACCGTCGCCAGCCTCATTGCCGATGCGGGGCTGCGCGGGGCCATCCGCCCCGAAGCGTATGTCACAGACACCACGGGGCTGCCCACATTGCTGGATATTGTGAACGAGCTGGCAAAACCCGGACGTGACCCCAGACCGGCCTTCGAGCTGTTCCGCTACGCCGATGTGCATACTCTGGATGATCTGCAGGAAGGCATGGTGCTGCCGGGCGTGGTCACCAATGTGACCGCTTTCGGTGCGTTTGTGGATATAGGCGTACATCAGGACGGACTGGTGCATATAAGCCAGCTGGCAGACAAGTTTGTCCGTGATCCTGCAGAGGTTGTCAGGGTGCGTCAGCAGGTGCAGGTGCGGGTGCTTGAAGTTGATCATAAGCGCAGGCGTATCAGCCTGAGCATGAAACAGTCCGTCTGA
- a CDS encoding P-II family nitrogen regulator, which yields MKKVEIIIRPFKLDEVKESLTELDIKGMTVSEVKGFGRQRGHKEVYRGAEYQVDFMPKAKIEVVVEDDQVQSVVETVMKAARTGKVGDGKIFIIPVDDVVRIRTGETGTGAV from the coding sequence ATGAAAAAAGTTGAAATCATCATCAGGCCCTTCAAGCTGGATGAGGTGAAAGAAAGTCTTACCGAGCTTGATATCAAAGGCATGACCGTTTCCGAGGTCAAAGGCTTCGGCAGGCAGCGCGGCCACAAGGAAGTTTACCGCGGTGCGGAGTATCAGGTTGATTTCATGCCCAAGGCCAAGATTGAGGTCGTGGTGGAAGACGATCAGGTGCAGAGTGTGGTGGAAACAGTAATGAAAGCCGCACGGACGGGGAAAGTCGGCGACGGCAAGATATTCATCATTCCCGTGGATGACGTGGTGCGCATCCGGACGGGAGAGACCGGAACCGGCGCTGTCTGA